TGGTAATAGATGGGTTGGTAATCTAGTGTCATCGTCGTTCCCGTTACCGTTATAGCGAGTTCCACAGCTGAAGCGTGGCGTAACTTCGCCACGGACTCCAGCTGTCTGTGTCTGTGATTTCAAGGGCTTCTATGGCTTTAATAACGCCTAAGTCTTTTTCCGGGAAAGCATCCGTGTCTTGTCCGCTGCGAAGCTTAATGTATTCGTAACTCCAAGGGCCGATGCCTTTAATGTCGAGAATGTCAGACAGGCTAATATCGCTTTGAGTATGCTCTGCCTCAACAAACCAAGCCGCAAAGTCGGTTAGGGTTTGTTTGCGTCGGTTCGGCATTTTTAAGAAACTCAAGTCGGCCTTCATGACTTCTGTAGGCGTTGGGAAAAGTTTATGCTGTTCATTATAGGTCGCGCCGACACGTTCAATCAGCTTGTGGGTATGACCGTAAGCTGCTTTAACCGAGACTTGCTGTCCGAGTATGGCTTTGATGCCAGCTTCAAACGTGTTCCAGCATGCAGGTAAGCGCAATCCTTTACAGATGATCGGTTTGAGTTTTGTATCTTTAGCGAGATGTTTTTCAATGGTGCTAACATCACTCTCTAAATCCAGAACTTGTTTGATTTGTGCGATCGCAGGCATCAGTTGCGCGTTGTCTTGCAGTTCAATATCTACCGAAAAACGGTGCTTACTCGGTTGATGAGTCGCTTTAAACCAACCCTGCGTTTGATTAATGCTAAAGGTTCGGCTGTAACTGTTATCGCTAACGGACTCAATGAGCGGTAATTCGCGAAGCTTTAAAAAGCGCTGCATTTGCGCCCAATTATAGGGTGGGCGATAAGAAAGCTGCAGTGTAATACTGACGCTTTTTAACTCGGAGCGACTGGCCTTTTTACGAAGTTCGCTGGGCGATAAACGCATAGTTGCTTTGAAGCTATCATTAAAGCGCCTGACGCTGTTAAAGCCAGAACTGAGCGCAATTTCGGTAATGGGTAAATCAGTTTGTTGCAGTAACTGTCTGGCCAGCATGAGCTTGTGGTGGTTGGCAAAACTTTGTGGGGACATCCCTAAGTGTTGCTCAAATATTTTTCGCAAGTAGCGATCGCTAATACCGAGCGACGCACTAAAACTTTGTACCGACTGATTATTTAAAGCGCCTGACTGGATACGTTGCATCGCTTTACGCAAGATTGCTTCATTGCCTAACCATGCGGCTGATTGGGGTGCTGATTCCGGGCGGCAGCGTAGGCAAGGGCGAAAGCCAGCTTCTTGTGCTTGGACTGCGCTTTGATAATAAATCACATTCTTTTCTTTCGGCGGACTGGCGGGGCAGATCGGACGACAGTAAATTTTTGTGGTTTTTACAGCGATAAAAAACTTCCCATCATAGCGGGAGTCTCTGGCCAATCGTGCTTTTTGAAA
The Kangiella marina DNA segment above includes these coding regions:
- a CDS encoding DNA-3-methyladenine glycosylase 2 family protein, which produces MMKTFQKARLARDSRYDGKFFIAVKTTKIYCRPICPASPPKEKNVIYYQSAVQAQEAGFRPCLRCRPESAPQSAAWLGNEAILRKAMQRIQSGALNNQSVQSFSASLGISDRYLRKIFEQHLGMSPQSFANHHKLMLARQLLQQTDLPITEIALSSGFNSVRRFNDSFKATMRLSPSELRKKASRSELKSVSITLQLSYRPPYNWAQMQRFLKLRELPLIESVSDNSYSRTFSINQTQGWFKATHQPSKHRFSVDIELQDNAQLMPAIAQIKQVLDLESDVSTIEKHLAKDTKLKPIICKGLRLPACWNTFEAGIKAILGQQVSVKAAYGHTHKLIERVGATYNEQHKLFPTPTEVMKADLSFLKMPNRRKQTLTDFAAWFVEAEHTQSDISLSDILDIKGIGPWSYEYIKLRSGQDTDAFPEKDLGVIKAIEALEITDTDSWSPWRSYATLQLWNSL